The proteins below come from a single Peromyscus eremicus chromosome 22, PerEre_H2_v1, whole genome shotgun sequence genomic window:
- the Drc1 gene encoding dynein regulatory complex protein 1: MNPSGNLGVIEQNGDENLATPIHGPSVHSDNPQERIQARRLRIAARQEARRREALGEYLDGKKESEEEQSKSYKQKEESRLKLTKLLLCGTELVTNILVATDIREIHRRVEEEEIKRQRLEKLENELKTSQDKFDEITVKWEEGRRKRIPQELWEMLNTQQVHCAGLVEDKNKLISELQQELKIKDDQYVKDLKKQSDDISLLLERMEEQVKNVMKNFRQELFHIEKAFELERQELLSNNKKKWERALQAHNAKELEYLINRMKKVEDYEKQLNKQRAWDCEEYNTIKIKLERDVQILEQQLQQMKATYQLNQEKLEYNFQVLKKRDEESTVIKSQQKRKLNRLHDVLNNLRAKYAKQIKQFQEENQTLASDYKRLQRTMRHFAVIDAEKFREIWLMNEEEAKALAQRAFDVDSIISTQHLGLPWQMPDYWFLKNVGPISLQQRKSVTQILEELLLQTEDEEMSEDESYMDLPQQVSAKTTKRILMLLCDESGFLIESKLLSLLLPLEKSECYLLRLDAIFSALGIESEDDLYKLVNFFLQYRAHRLSSAQYSTSIQTNTARTSLMSQLERLSVMSQVDRKSMVSKSELEPTEQGVHGGDNESLVGRMLREEEDQASPRLIHPNDVLKILEAFVMGLKKPKDTRPVLRVKKEVRDNSKDTEYWESLANVIPFSKQSLWDALYKALEKYYLVLTDRAKMLMENDSLEQQNAEMQSLLQQYLQAKVNTELQIPPTQSFRMPTK; encoded by the exons GGAAGCCTTGGGAGAGTATCTAGATGGGAagaaggagagtgaggaggagcAGAGCAAGAGCTACAAGCAGAAAGAAGAGAGCAGACTG AAACTGACGAAACTACTGCTCTGTGGTACGGAGTTGGTGACAAATATCCTGGTGGCTACCGACATCCGAGAGATCCATAGGAGGGTGGAAGAAGAAGAGATTAAGCGTCAGAG ACTCGAGAAGCTGGAGAATGAACTTAAGACCAGCCAGGACAAATTTGACGAAATCACGGTGAAATGGGAGGAGGGCCGACGGAAGCGGATTCCCCAGGAACTGTGGGAGATGCTCAACACCCAGCAGGTGCACTGCGCTGGCCTCGTGGAGGACAAGAACAAGCTGATCAGCGAGCTGCAGCAG GAGTTAAAAATAAAGGATGACCAGTATGTGAAGGACTTGAAGAAACAGTCAGACGACATCAGCCTGCTTCTGGAGAGGATGGAGGAGCAGGTGAAGAATGTGATGAAGAACTTCCGTCAGGAGCTCTTTCACATCGAG AAAGCGTTTGAGCTAGAACGGCAAGAGCTACTGTCCAATAACAAGAAGAAGTGGGAGCGAGCACTGCAGGCTCACAATGCCAAGGAG CTGGAGTACCTCATCAACCGCATGAAGAAGGTGGAGGACTACGAGAAGCAGCTCAACAAGCAGCGGGCCTGGGACTGTGAAGAGTACAACACCATCAAGATCAAGCTAGAGCGGGACGTGCAG ATTCTCGAGCAACAGCTTCAGCAGATGAAAGCAACTTACCAGCTCAACCAAGAGAAGTTAGAGTACAACTTCCAAGTGCTGAAGAAGAGGGATGAAGAGAGCACTGTGATCAAATCCCAGCAGAAGAGGAAGCTGAACCG CCTGCACGACGTCCTCAACAACCTGAGGGCAAAATACGCCAAGCAGATAAAGCAGTTCCAGGAGGAGAACCAGACCCTGGCCTCCGACTACAAACGGCTACAGAGAACCATGAG ACACTTCGCCGTCATTGACGCGGAGAAGTTCCGGGAGATTTGGCTGATGAACGAAGAAGAGGCCAAGGCGCTGGCGCAAAGAGCCTTCGATGTGGACAGCATCATCAGCACCCAGCACCTGGGGCTGCCCTGGCAGATGCCCGACTACTGGTTCCTGAAGAACGTGGGGCCGATTTCCCTGCAGCAGCGCAAGTCGGTCACACAGATACTGGAAGAGCTGCTGCTGCAGACAG AGGATGAGGAGATGTCAGAAGACGAGTCTTACATGGACCTGCCCCAGCAAGTCTCGGCGAAAACTACCAAAAGGATCTTGATGCTCCTGTGTGACGAGTCG ggTTTCCTCATAGAGAGCAAACTGCTGAGCCTGCTCCTCCCCCTGGAGAAGAGTGAATGCTATCTGCTGAGGTTGGACGCCATCTTCTCT GCCCTGGGAATTGAAAGTGAGGATGACCTGTACAAGCTGGTGAACTTCTTCCTTCAGTACCGAGCACACCGATTATCCTCTGCTCAG TACAGCACCtccattcaaaccaacacagcgCGCACAAGCCTGATGTCCCAGCTGGAGCGTTTGAGCGTGATGTCCCAGGTGGACAGGAAGAGCATGGTGTCCAAATCGGAGCTGGAGCCCACAGAGCAGGGGGTCCACGGAGGCGACAACGAGAGCCTTGTGGGCAGGATGTTGAGAGAGGAGGAAGACCAGGCTTCCCCCAGGCTCATCCACCCCAACGATGTTCTCAAGATTCTGGAGGCCTTTGTCATGGGGCTGAAGAAACCCAA GGACACTCGGCCAGTCCTGAGAGTGAAGAAGGAAGTTCGAGATAACTCCAAGGACACCGAGTACTGGGAATCCCTGGCCAATGTTATCCCTTTCTCCAAGCAGAGCCTCTGGGATGCGCTGTACAAGGCCTTGGAGAAATATTA cctcgtGCTGACGGACAGGGCCAAGATGCTGATGGAGAATGACTCCCTGGAGCAGCAGAACGCCGAGATGCAGTCTCTGCTGCAGCAGTATCTCCAGGCCAAG GTAAATACTGAACTGCAGATTCCTCCAACCCAAAGCTTCCGGATGCCCACAAAGTAG